In Cytobacillus oceanisediminis, the following proteins share a genomic window:
- a CDS encoding amino acid ABC transporter ATP-binding protein — protein sequence MSVIQLENLKKRFGETEVLHGINLSVNKSEVVVLMGPSGSGKSTLLRCLTFLEEPTEGTIQIGSQKITAGGKPNRSRKNEIRELRKRTGFVFQQFNLFPHKTAIENVMEGPIVVQGMEKEQAEKLAYTLLEKVGLGERCHHYPSQLSGGQQQRVAIARALSMNPDVMLYDEPTSALDPELVREVLQVMKDLANEGMTMVVVTHEMKFAKEVADRVIFMDGGVIVEEGNSEDIFNNPKEDRTKRFLMQVND from the coding sequence ATGAGTGTAATACAATTAGAAAATTTAAAGAAAAGATTCGGAGAAACGGAAGTTCTTCATGGAATAAACCTTTCTGTAAATAAAAGTGAAGTAGTTGTCTTGATGGGACCAAGCGGTTCCGGTAAATCCACTCTCCTCCGCTGTTTAACCTTTTTAGAGGAACCAACTGAAGGCACCATTCAAATTGGATCTCAAAAAATAACTGCAGGAGGTAAGCCAAATCGTTCACGTAAAAATGAAATAAGAGAGCTGCGGAAAAGAACTGGATTTGTATTTCAGCAATTTAATTTGTTTCCTCATAAAACGGCAATTGAAAACGTCATGGAAGGTCCAATAGTTGTACAGGGAATGGAGAAAGAACAAGCAGAGAAATTAGCGTATACTCTCCTTGAAAAAGTTGGACTTGGAGAACGCTGTCACCATTATCCTTCACAGCTATCAGGAGGACAGCAGCAGCGTGTAGCAATAGCCCGAGCGCTGTCAATGAACCCAGATGTAATGCTTTATGATGAACCTACTTCGGCATTAGATCCCGAACTTGTCAGGGAGGTTCTCCAGGTAATGAAGGACTTGGCGAATGAAGGCATGACCATGGTAGTTGTCACACATGAAATGAAATTTGCGAAAGAGGTAGCTGACAGAGTCATCTTCATGGATGGCGGTGTAATTGTAGAGGAAGGAAACTCTGAAGACATTTTTAACAACCCGAAGGAAGATCGAACAAAACGGTTTTTAATGCAAGTTAATGATTAG
- a CDS encoding amino acid ABC transporter permease translates to MDFLIVIEALPPLLYATLMTIFLAVISIVIALFLGFFTALARISKITVLVKTAEAYVSVFRGTPLLVQIFVIYYGLPQINIELDPIPSGILALSLNAGAYLSESFRASILSIDKGQMEAAVSLGMTYSQAMRHTILPQSLRVAIPTMSNTFIILIKDTSLVSVITVTELLQMSSLIIAKTFEPLTIYLVAAALYWVLIAFFTAILDRFEKRASKHVAV, encoded by the coding sequence ATGGATTTTTTAATTGTAATAGAAGCCTTGCCGCCATTACTATATGCAACCTTGATGACTATATTTTTAGCTGTGATATCCATTGTGATTGCACTTTTTCTTGGTTTTTTTACGGCTTTGGCACGAATTTCAAAAATAACCGTATTAGTTAAGACAGCTGAAGCATATGTATCTGTTTTTCGCGGAACTCCGCTGCTTGTACAAATTTTTGTCATTTATTATGGTTTGCCGCAAATTAATATTGAACTTGATCCCATCCCATCTGGGATTCTCGCATTAAGCTTAAACGCTGGGGCGTATTTATCTGAATCATTTCGCGCTTCCATCCTATCAATTGACAAGGGACAGATGGAGGCAGCTGTATCACTGGGAATGACCTATAGTCAGGCCATGAGACATACTATTCTGCCACAGAGCTTACGTGTAGCCATACCGACCATGTCGAATACCTTTATCATTTTAATCAAGGATACTTCCCTGGTATCTGTCATTACTGTTACAGAGTTACTGCAAATGTCTTCTTTGATAATAGCCAAAACGTTTGAGCCGCTGACAATTTACTTGGTTGCAGCTGCACTTTATTGGGTTCTGATTGCTTTCTTTACAGCTATATTGGATCGATTTGAAAAACGCGCTTCCAAGCATGTAGCCGTATAA
- a CDS encoding saccharopine dehydrogenase family protein — protein MRVVVLGTGMIGTTVVCELAKFPEIAAVTAVDVNESSVEKCVEIANNQKVYGKQASLETIEDIQNVLKDADIAVACLPHSLSPLAIEAAISEKCHLVDLVGSKYEEKVKLDQKAKEAGVVIVPGCGVAPGITNFLAAQGIEMLDEADEAVMTCGGIPRFPQPPLWYQVVFRLESVLGLYTRPALAAENGELVELPALSGLEKMSFPEPVGMCEAVITDAHSTAYTLKDKVKRLYEKTVRYEGHWERMKFLSQLGFFDDEPIDINGTQIRPRAFSEKILAPKLQGKTKEDITVLRVEVNGRKSGVQTKYTWEMVDFYDYERNITSMAKTTAIPAMLLANWIAEGKITEKGIVSVEELIIKDRFAPFMEQLGELGINIRFKEEVLV, from the coding sequence ATGCGGGTTGTTGTTTTAGGGACTGGAATGATAGGCACGACTGTAGTATGTGAATTGGCAAAGTTTCCTGAGATTGCAGCGGTTACTGCCGTTGACGTGAATGAAAGTAGTGTGGAAAAGTGTGTTGAAATAGCCAATAACCAAAAGGTATATGGTAAACAGGCTTCTCTTGAAACAATTGAAGATATACAGAATGTTTTAAAGGATGCGGACATTGCTGTGGCTTGTTTGCCGCATTCTTTAAGTCCATTAGCTATTGAAGCTGCTATCAGCGAAAAATGTCATTTAGTAGATTTAGTAGGATCCAAGTATGAAGAAAAAGTGAAGCTTGACCAAAAAGCAAAAGAGGCTGGAGTGGTTATTGTACCAGGCTGCGGAGTTGCGCCGGGTATAACTAACTTTTTGGCAGCGCAAGGCATCGAAATGCTTGATGAGGCTGACGAAGCAGTGATGACATGCGGAGGCATTCCGCGGTTTCCCCAGCCGCCCTTATGGTACCAAGTGGTGTTCCGGCTCGAAAGCGTACTCGGCCTGTATACAAGACCTGCATTAGCAGCTGAAAATGGCGAATTGGTTGAACTTCCGGCATTATCTGGATTAGAGAAAATGTCATTCCCTGAACCGGTTGGCATGTGTGAAGCGGTCATTACAGATGCTCATAGTACCGCCTATACGTTAAAAGATAAAGTGAAGAGACTATATGAAAAAACGGTAAGGTATGAAGGGCATTGGGAAAGGATGAAGTTCCTTAGTCAGCTTGGCTTTTTTGATGATGAACCAATTGATATAAATGGAACGCAAATTAGACCTCGTGCATTCTCTGAAAAAATATTAGCTCCAAAGCTTCAAGGCAAGACGAAAGAAGATATCACGGTCTTACGAGTTGAAGTTAACGGACGGAAGTCAGGCGTCCAAACGAAATATACCTGGGAAATGGTTGATTTTTATGACTATGAACGCAATATCACCTCTATGGCCAAAACCACTGCTATTCCTGCTATGCTATTGGCTAATTGGATTGCAGAAGGAAAAATTACCGAAAAGGGCATTGTTTCAGTAGAAGAGCTAATTATTAAAGACCGCTTTGCTCCATTCATGGAACAATTGGGAGAATTAGGGATAAACATAAGATTTAAAGAAGAAGTCCTTGTATAA
- a CDS encoding transporter substrate-binding domain-containing protein: MKKGFLISLVVLIIAGMLAGCGGSKTSGGSKSDSVLARVKESKVLKVGFEGTYPPFNFLNDDQKYDGFDVDISNEIAERLGAETEFVATKWESLIGGLKSDKFDIVIAQMTVTEERKKSVDFTDPYVVTGSVLITREDTDGITKLEDIKGKNVGVGGGTTFEEVANSVDGANVKTYKAVNDYIADLMNKRLDLIINDQLLMSYNIKENDLPLKISSDIVNKDEIGMAIKKDNDDFVKEVNQILADMKEDGTYSEIYKKWFGTEPLEN, from the coding sequence ATGAAGAAGGGCTTTTTGATTTCATTGGTTGTTCTGATCATTGCTGGAATGCTTGCTGGCTGCGGAGGAAGCAAAACATCAGGTGGAAGCAAATCAGACAGTGTGTTAGCTCGGGTTAAGGAATCTAAAGTACTGAAAGTCGGCTTTGAGGGTACATATCCTCCTTTTAACTTTTTGAATGATGATCAGAAATATGATGGCTTTGATGTTGATATTTCTAATGAAATAGCCGAGCGCTTAGGTGCTGAAACTGAGTTTGTTGCTACTAAATGGGAGAGCCTTATTGGAGGTTTGAAATCGGATAAGTTTGATATTGTGATTGCACAAATGACGGTTACTGAAGAGCGTAAAAAGAGCGTCGATTTTACTGACCCTTATGTTGTGACTGGTTCTGTCCTGATAACAAGAGAAGATACTGATGGAATCACTAAATTAGAAGATATCAAAGGAAAAAATGTGGGTGTCGGCGGGGGAACTACTTTTGAAGAAGTTGCCAACAGTGTGGACGGTGCGAATGTAAAGACATATAAGGCTGTTAATGATTATATTGCTGATCTAATGAATAAACGTCTGGATCTTATCATTAACGATCAATTATTAATGAGTTATAACATTAAAGAAAATGATCTGCCGCTCAAGATTTCAAGTGACATTGTTAACAAGGATGAAATCGGAATGGCCATTAAAAAGGATAATGACGATTTTGTTAAGGAAGTCAATCAGATATTGGCAGATATGAAGGAAGACGGAACATATTCAGAAATCTATAAGAAGTGGTTTGGAACGGAACCGCTAGAAAATTAA
- a CDS encoding GntR family transcriptional regulator: MKKVSMEENVYNHIKTAILARKLAPGKQLVEHNLSNSLGVSRTPIRNAIKRLSMEGLVDIIPNRGAFVTNPTKEEMIQAYELRSKLEYIAVCQAMYFLTESDFRAIKENLEKEKAALYNRSPEEYVRYNKEFHISITQKCNNKFLNEFILRLITQTNIYLILFDDFFSNPKQEPYSPDEHSFILSLIEDKDTEKLKIVLENHFKRAINSLEAHYYRYKEIDEIF; the protein is encoded by the coding sequence ATGAAGAAAGTTTCCATGGAAGAAAACGTTTATAATCATATTAAAACAGCTATACTTGCAAGGAAATTAGCGCCAGGAAAGCAACTGGTGGAACATAATCTATCAAACTCTCTGGGTGTGAGCCGTACCCCCATTAGGAATGCGATCAAAAGATTATCAATGGAGGGTCTAGTAGATATTATCCCAAATAGAGGTGCTTTTGTTACGAATCCGACCAAAGAAGAAATGATACAAGCTTATGAATTGAGATCTAAATTAGAGTATATTGCAGTATGCCAAGCGATGTATTTCTTAACTGAATCCGATTTTAGAGCCATTAAGGAAAATCTTGAAAAAGAAAAAGCTGCACTTTATAACCGCAGCCCGGAAGAATATGTAAGGTATAATAAGGAATTTCATATTAGCATCACTCAAAAATGCAACAATAAATTTTTAAACGAGTTTATTTTGAGGCTTATCACTCAGACGAATATCTATCTTATCCTATTTGATGATTTTTTCTCAAACCCAAAACAAGAACCCTATAGTCCTGATGAGCACAGTTTTATACTTTCTCTTATTGAAGATAAGGATACCGAAAAACTAAAAATAGTGTTAGAGAACCATTTTAAACGTGCGATAAACAGCCTGGAAGCTCATTATTACCGTTATAAAGAGATTGATGAAATTTTTTAG
- a CDS encoding CdaR family transcriptional regulator produces the protein MKILENIAQDIVEKTSEILEYPISITDNEGYIIGSTDQSRIGIFHRPSLDVINKNTTVVCRNEIERKILPGVSAPLKFNNKVIGVLGIVGNPAEVEKYVQLVKNQVEMMCQDAFRKEMVELEEKMAEMLVYQLIHYRDSEQEEKEHISQYAKLLNFDLTINRACLIIDVTNPPSGDRNLFGDLSFQYFQKEVLSFLKLIFQENDNDIVSFLDFKRFIIFKSMPFPQSFASFLEKLDERLEKINSFLDAKYSVSAKIGVGDVQNGHKGCSESYQNAMKALDIGLGFQDHSHIHLYNEREAMLSLLPRELSPAYKQKLLNLISSLREQDNYEVLASTFTGFCKYNMNLSEASRNMFIHRNTIIYRLEKISEITSLNTSSFEHCMLLFTAIKCYEEMRASCQ, from the coding sequence ATGAAAATCCTTGAAAATATCGCCCAGGACATAGTGGAAAAAACCAGTGAGATATTGGAGTATCCAATCAGCATTACCGATAATGAGGGATACATCATTGGTTCAACGGATCAAAGCAGAATCGGTATCTTTCACCGCCCTTCTCTTGACGTAATTAACAAAAATACGACGGTGGTCTGCAGGAATGAAATTGAGAGAAAAATTCTTCCTGGTGTGTCTGCTCCTTTAAAGTTTAATAACAAAGTAATTGGTGTACTTGGAATTGTGGGCAATCCCGCTGAGGTCGAGAAATATGTACAGCTTGTCAAAAATCAAGTTGAAATGATGTGCCAGGACGCTTTCCGAAAAGAAATGGTGGAGCTGGAAGAAAAAATGGCAGAAATGCTGGTTTATCAGCTTATTCACTATAGAGACTCTGAGCAAGAAGAAAAAGAGCATATTTCCCAGTATGCGAAACTGCTCAATTTCGATCTGACCATCAATCGTGCTTGTCTTATTATTGATGTCACTAACCCTCCATCAGGTGACCGCAACCTTTTTGGGGATCTTTCGTTTCAATACTTTCAAAAAGAAGTGCTGAGCTTTTTAAAGTTAATATTTCAGGAAAATGACAATGATATCGTGTCTTTTCTGGACTTCAAACGTTTCATTATTTTTAAATCCATGCCCTTTCCCCAGTCATTTGCATCTTTCCTGGAAAAATTGGATGAGAGGCTGGAAAAAATCAATTCATTTCTTGACGCTAAATACAGTGTTTCTGCAAAGATAGGTGTAGGAGATGTTCAAAATGGCCACAAGGGGTGCTCTGAATCTTACCAAAACGCTATGAAAGCATTGGATATCGGACTGGGGTTTCAAGATCACTCTCACATTCATTTGTATAATGAGCGGGAAGCCATGCTAAGTCTTTTGCCAAGGGAGCTTTCCCCTGCCTATAAGCAAAAACTCTTAAACCTAATATCTTCTTTAAGAGAACAAGATAATTATGAGGTGTTGGCCTCCACCTTTACTGGATTCTGCAAGTACAATATGAACTTGAGTGAAGCATCAAGAAACATGTTTATACACCGGAACACCATCATTTACAGACTGGAAAAAATCAGCGAAATCACTTCCCTCAACACCAGCAGCTTTGAACATTGCATGCTTCTCTTTACTGCCATCAAATGCTATGAAGAAATGCGGGCATCATGCCAGTGA
- a CDS encoding NAD(P)/FAD-dependent oxidoreductase produces the protein MSSHADIIIIGGGVIGSSIAYNLLNDGFTGKIVVFEKDGLYEFASTPRSAGGFRQLYTTVINMQLSKYSLQIYKDFSKDMSIDGEAAEIDFKQRGYLFLATDQMMPRFEKHLKLQNENGILSQLLEGESLLNIIPELNIDDIAGGLYCSESGYLDPYSVMLGYVRCAKKLGAEYIYDEVESLITETGKVKGIKLADGREYHASVVVNCAGAWASILGDKAGLPLPVVPLPRQIFQFDIKEPLKNYLPLTMDPTGVYFRHEGEKFISGYAEEIEPGINFKWRRSAFEEHIWPVLANRIKNFEHAKIERGWSGLYDFNTEDHNAILGEYPAMKGYYVAFGFSGHGMQQAPAVGKCLSELIRTGNFETLDLSPLRVERFAEKDLIIEDAIY, from the coding sequence TTGTCTAGCCATGCGGATATTATTATTATTGGCGGGGGAGTCATCGGTTCAAGCATTGCTTATAATTTGTTAAACGATGGATTCACAGGTAAGATTGTTGTATTTGAGAAAGATGGCCTTTATGAATTTGCTTCGACACCAAGGAGTGCTGGAGGATTCAGGCAGCTGTATACTACCGTCATCAATATGCAGCTCAGCAAATACAGCCTTCAGATTTACAAAGATTTTTCAAAGGACATGTCCATTGACGGTGAAGCAGCAGAGATTGATTTTAAGCAAAGGGGCTACTTATTTTTAGCCACTGACCAAATGATGCCCCGTTTTGAAAAACACTTAAAGCTTCAAAATGAAAATGGAATACTTTCTCAGCTTCTTGAAGGGGAAAGTCTTTTGAATATTATCCCAGAGCTTAATATAGATGATATCGCCGGCGGATTGTATTGCAGTGAAAGCGGCTATTTAGATCCATATTCTGTGATGCTGGGATATGTGAGATGTGCCAAAAAGCTTGGTGCAGAATATATTTACGATGAAGTGGAAAGTCTGATAACTGAAACAGGGAAAGTGAAGGGCATCAAACTTGCTGATGGCCGGGAATATCATGCTTCCGTGGTGGTGAATTGTGCAGGGGCCTGGGCTTCCATATTGGGAGATAAAGCTGGACTGCCGCTTCCTGTTGTACCGCTTCCCAGACAAATTTTTCAATTCGATATTAAGGAGCCGCTTAAAAACTATCTCCCATTAACGATGGACCCGACAGGTGTTTATTTCCGGCATGAAGGGGAAAAATTCATATCCGGCTATGCCGAGGAAATTGAGCCTGGCATCAACTTTAAGTGGAGAAGATCTGCTTTTGAGGAACATATCTGGCCGGTGCTGGCAAATCGGATCAAGAATTTCGAGCATGCTAAAATCGAAAGAGGCTGGTCAGGACTGTATGATTTTAACACGGAAGACCATAATGCCATTCTTGGTGAATACCCTGCAATGAAAGGCTACTATGTTGCTTTTGGCTTCAGCGGACATGGCATGCAGCAGGCTCCTGCAGTCGGAAAGTGTCTGTCTGAGCTGATCCGGACGGGAAACTTCGAAACATTGGACTTATCTCCATTAAGAGTGGAACGTTTTGCAGAAAAAGACCTTATTATCGAAGATGCGATTTATTAA
- a CDS encoding CdaR family transcriptional regulator, with product MIHLSFLKEISQLIVENTSHIIEYPISISDNKGIIIGSSDISRLGSFHQASLEIVERKTTIAYEIDEVKKLNNVLPGVAAPIMINHEPIGVLGIVGEPAEVRKYAQLVKSHVELMCHEYLKKEMSAIESKTLDNLIRYLLNSQKPEDLEYSIRYAKMLGFDLEPDHSRICLLIEFEIDSSHFAKDGQTCDKYSWHFLQNNFSEILSYYLMDSKEDILSPLTLDQFLLIKVMNKDEPHDLFIKRLEHKIQRLLRYLEKENNCTANISIGSANKGALGIKVSYQAALQALTAGKQSNRSPRIFYYNDWNIIFELLGNGLNQYVNERLKEKLEAFINHVNFPTLAQTFMAYCKCNMNMSETARMLFLHRNSLVYRMEKINELTCLDISRFDHCMLLFFAIKNSGISAAGLQETKNPLAPGHAEDAALSSK from the coding sequence GTGATACATTTGAGTTTTTTAAAAGAAATCTCACAGTTAATTGTAGAAAACACCTCCCATATAATAGAATATCCAATCAGTATCAGCGACAATAAAGGCATCATTATTGGTTCTAGTGATATCAGCCGATTAGGAAGTTTTCATCAGGCTTCTCTTGAGATAGTGGAGCGAAAAACAACCATTGCTTATGAGATAGACGAAGTAAAAAAACTCAATAACGTATTGCCGGGTGTAGCAGCGCCAATCATGATCAATCATGAACCTATTGGAGTTCTGGGGATTGTAGGAGAGCCTGCTGAGGTGCGCAAATATGCACAGCTGGTAAAAAGCCATGTGGAATTAATGTGCCATGAGTACCTAAAAAAAGAAATGAGTGCGATTGAGTCAAAAACCTTGGATAATTTGATTCGTTATCTTTTAAACTCTCAAAAACCTGAGGATTTGGAGTACAGCATAAGATATGCCAAAATGCTGGGGTTTGATTTGGAGCCTGACCATAGCCGCATCTGCTTATTAATCGAGTTCGAAATAGACTCCAGCCATTTCGCCAAAGACGGACAGACCTGCGATAAGTATTCCTGGCATTTTCTGCAAAATAATTTTTCCGAAATACTAAGTTACTATTTAATGGATAGTAAAGAAGATATCCTTTCGCCTCTGACACTTGATCAATTTCTGCTCATTAAAGTTATGAATAAAGATGAACCTCATGACCTTTTTATCAAAAGATTAGAACATAAGATTCAAAGATTACTCCGTTATTTAGAGAAAGAAAATAATTGTACAGCGAACATTTCCATCGGCAGCGCCAACAAAGGAGCGCTTGGAATAAAAGTTTCCTATCAAGCAGCTTTACAGGCATTAACTGCTGGAAAACAATCAAACCGCTCTCCAAGAATTTTCTACTATAATGATTGGAACATCATATTTGAACTGTTGGGAAATGGCTTAAATCAATATGTAAATGAGAGATTAAAGGAAAAATTGGAAGCTTTCATTAATCATGTAAATTTTCCCACCCTCGCCCAAACCTTCATGGCTTATTGCAAATGCAACATGAATATGAGCGAAACGGCACGAATGCTGTTTCTCCATCGAAACTCACTTGTATACCGTATGGAAAAAATTAATGAACTTACCTGTCTGGATATTTCAAGGTTTGATCACTGTATGCTGTTATTTTTCGCGATTAAAAACTCAGGCATATCTGCAGCAGGGCTGCAGGAAACAAAGAATCCCCTGGCACCGGGTCATGCTGAAGATGCGGCCCTCTCCTCCAAATAG
- a CDS encoding tartrate dehydrogenase — translation MDHYSIALIPGDGIGVDVVREGKKVLDAICNLHGGFSLTYKEFDWSCEYYAKHGKMMPEDGLEELKDFDSIFLGAVGYPGVPDHVSLWGLLLPIRRQFEQYINLRPVKLLKGLDSPLAGKTSEQLDFIVIRENNEGEYSSIGGRMYEGTDLDMAMQTSVFTRKGVERVLRYAFDLADKQGKKKHVTAATKSNGINHTMPFWDEYVERINQEYPQVKSNTVHIDALAAFFVSKPETMDVVVASNLFGDILTDLGAAIVGGLGIAPSANINPEKKYPSMFEPVHGSAPDIAGKGIANPLASIWCTSMMLNHLGQKESATAIVDAMEDVLQEKEVLTPDLGGTATTEQVGDYICKKLKERLA, via the coding sequence ATGGATCATTATTCAATCGCCCTGATTCCTGGTGATGGCATCGGAGTGGATGTTGTACGGGAAGGGAAGAAAGTGTTAGATGCGATATGCAATCTGCATGGAGGATTCTCTTTAACTTATAAAGAGTTTGATTGGAGCTGTGAATATTACGCGAAGCATGGCAAAATGATGCCGGAAGATGGCCTGGAAGAATTGAAAGACTTTGATTCTATTTTCCTGGGGGCAGTCGGTTACCCGGGAGTGCCCGACCATGTATCGCTTTGGGGCTTATTGCTGCCAATCAGGCGTCAATTTGAACAATATATCAACCTGCGTCCGGTGAAGCTCTTAAAGGGCCTTGACTCTCCGTTAGCGGGAAAAACATCTGAACAGCTCGACTTCATTGTCATTAGAGAAAATAATGAAGGAGAATACTCCAGTATCGGAGGCAGAATGTACGAAGGAACAGATCTTGATATGGCGATGCAAACCAGTGTGTTTACGCGCAAGGGAGTAGAAAGGGTTCTGAGATATGCGTTTGATCTTGCTGATAAGCAAGGCAAAAAGAAGCATGTAACAGCAGCTACAAAGTCAAACGGCATAAACCACACGATGCCATTTTGGGACGAATATGTGGAACGGATTAATCAGGAGTATCCGCAAGTTAAAAGCAATACTGTCCATATTGATGCGCTTGCAGCTTTTTTTGTCAGTAAGCCAGAGACCATGGATGTTGTTGTTGCGTCCAATTTATTTGGTGATATTTTAACAGACCTGGGGGCAGCCATTGTGGGAGGCTTGGGCATTGCCCCTTCTGCCAATATCAATCCTGAAAAGAAATATCCATCGATGTTTGAACCTGTTCATGGTTCGGCACCGGATATAGCCGGTAAAGGAATAGCGAATCCGCTTGCATCTATCTGGTGTACAAGTATGATGCTTAATCACTTGGGCCAGAAAGAATCAGCAACAGCCATAGTTGATGCCATGGAAGATGTTTTACAAGAAAAGGAAGTGCTGACTCCGGACCTGGGAGGTACAGCGACGACAGAGCAAGTTGGCGATTACATCTGCAAGAAATTGAAAGAGCGTCTAGCTTAG
- a CDS encoding hydroxyacid dehydrogenase, with protein MGRPRVLQILPMYHSEGEKILREGADVIQTDNYSLDHLCEMVKGVDGIVLRAPARITKEVIDANPNLKVISGAGVGLDNIDVDYASQKGIPVLHAPSVNKVSTAEHAVMLVMALAKSVIPLHEKMRQGDYNSRNYLIPLELKGKKAGLIGFGNIAQEVAKRLKLGFEMDVTAWVREYNPDKHGLAEKLGIRIHTNMKEVFEESDFVSLHIPLNESTRHSIDHKLFSIMKPSAYLINTARGAVINQHDLYESLRDGRIAGAGLDVFDPEPPSKDLPLLSLPNVVLTPHVGGTTAECNFITSATVAKNVINVLNGKRPEYIANPEVLISKILE; from the coding sequence ATGGGCAGACCGAGAGTTTTGCAAATACTTCCGATGTATCATTCAGAAGGAGAAAAGATTCTGCGTGAAGGTGCAGATGTGATTCAAACAGACAATTACAGTCTGGACCATTTATGTGAGATGGTGAAGGGAGTGGACGGCATTGTTTTGAGAGCCCCTGCTCGAATTACTAAAGAAGTCATTGATGCAAATCCTAATTTAAAAGTCATTTCTGGTGCAGGAGTAGGGCTTGATAATATTGATGTGGATTACGCATCGCAGAAGGGGATCCCTGTCCTTCATGCACCGTCTGTCAATAAAGTTTCAACTGCTGAACATGCAGTCATGCTTGTTATGGCACTGGCTAAGTCGGTTATCCCGCTTCATGAGAAGATGAGGCAAGGAGATTACAATTCACGAAATTATCTCATTCCTCTGGAACTGAAAGGGAAAAAAGCAGGTCTGATTGGCTTTGGCAATATTGCGCAGGAAGTCGCTAAGCGTTTGAAGCTTGGCTTTGAAATGGATGTAACTGCCTGGGTGAGGGAATATAATCCTGATAAGCATGGGCTGGCAGAGAAACTGGGCATTCGAATCCATACAAATATGAAAGAAGTGTTCGAGGAATCAGATTTTGTATCTCTGCATATTCCCTTAAATGAATCAACAAGGCATTCAATTGATCATAAGCTGTTCTCGATCATGAAGCCCTCCGCTTATTTAATCAATACAGCCCGGGGTGCGGTTATAAATCAGCATGATCTATATGAATCATTAAGAGATGGAAGAATCGCCGGCGCTGGATTGGATGTATTTGATCCGGAGCCTCCGTCCAAAGATCTTCCGCTGCTTTCATTGCCTAATGTGGTGCTTACACCGCATGTAGGTGGTACAACGGCTGAGTGCAATTTCATTACATCTGCTACCGTTGCCAAAAATGTAATTAATGTACTTAATGGAAAGAGACCTGAATATATTGCGAATCCTGAAGTTTTAATTTCAAAAATTTTAGAATAG